A window of the Bacteroidota bacterium genome harbors these coding sequences:
- a CDS encoding tetratricopeptide repeat protein: MIPLRLARELTYQLARANEQERLANALAQIPLFVALYDSESKFDLLALWAPLSTSGYEPARYYSDALDLVRGQRSSLLPDALKYLHAFFEIRGSYDVALQLAEELLAWSENAHAPRYQYQAHCGIGEIMRRRGDYDLAMSHFAASLKIAEALGEPHRVMNSVGSIGLIHWSQSRYPEAMSYYEKRLALAESIGDKHGASIAIANIGSVHGEQGHYSLALECYGRRLSLAEAMGDMRGMAVTLGNIGMIEVVEGHYSNAKVNLRRSLSIADALGDAQSSAVALGNMGTVLHKEGHFEEALDYHHRYLALEESLGARRGIAAGFGEIGAVYESQGRYDDALRSYRLALEGHSQIRSRYGMTIWLLCIARVLLEQAIENRPDSFPRQLEKGKEELLAEARSSAMEGLASAVDLGMSDVLFTGQLLLARMDATEGKVESVIAKMEGMLGDTVDEEQRAELHYRLWKFEVAGHESEALSRYVLLYSRTPEFEFRQRIAELKGERIPLSADELRD, encoded by the coding sequence ATGATCCCACTTCGACTCGCCCGTGAGTTGACGTATCAACTCGCTCGTGCCAACGAGCAGGAGCGCCTGGCAAACGCACTAGCACAAATTCCGCTCTTTGTGGCACTCTATGACAGTGAAAGCAAGTTCGATTTGCTCGCGCTATGGGCTCCGCTCTCGACAAGCGGTTACGAGCCAGCGCGATACTACTCTGATGCACTCGACCTAGTTAGAGGACAACGCTCCAGCTTATTACCCGATGCTCTGAAGTACCTGCACGCCTTCTTCGAGATTCGTGGAAGCTATGATGTTGCACTACAACTTGCTGAAGAACTGCTCGCTTGGTCGGAGAACGCGCATGCTCCGAGGTATCAATATCAAGCGCATTGTGGCATCGGCGAAATCATGCGGCGGCGTGGCGATTACGACTTGGCAATGTCTCATTTTGCTGCCTCGCTCAAAATCGCTGAAGCGCTTGGCGAGCCGCATCGCGTAATGAATAGTGTCGGGAGTATCGGCCTCATCCATTGGAGTCAAAGCCGCTATCCGGAAGCAATGTCGTATTATGAAAAGCGACTTGCACTTGCGGAATCAATCGGCGACAAGCACGGCGCATCGATCGCAATTGCAAACATTGGAAGCGTGCATGGCGAGCAGGGCCATTATAGTCTGGCGTTGGAGTGCTATGGGCGCCGCCTATCGCTTGCCGAGGCGATGGGAGACATGAGAGGAATGGCAGTGACGCTCGGCAATATTGGAATGATTGAGGTCGTTGAGGGACACTATTCAAATGCCAAGGTCAACCTGCGTCGGAGTTTATCGATCGCCGACGCACTGGGCGATGCACAATCGAGCGCAGTTGCGCTCGGCAACATGGGAACCGTTCTCCATAAAGAGGGGCATTTTGAGGAGGCGTTGGATTATCATCACCGTTATCTTGCTCTCGAGGAATCGCTTGGGGCGCGGCGCGGGATTGCGGCGGGATTCGGTGAGATTGGCGCCGTTTACGAGTCTCAAGGTCGTTACGATGACGCGCTACGGAGCTATCGCTTGGCTCTCGAGGGTCATTCACAAATTAGGTCACGATACGGGATGACAATCTGGCTACTATGCATTGCAAGAGTACTGTTGGAACAAGCCATTGAAAATAGACCAGATTCCTTTCCACGCCAGTTGGAAAAAGGTAAAGAAGAGTTGCTAGCAGAGGCACGGAGTAGCGCAATGGAAGGACTCGCTAGTGCCGTAGACCTTGGAATGTCAGATGTACTATTCACTGGCCAGCTACTTCTGGCGCGTATGGATGCCACAGAGGGCAAGGTGGAATCTGTAATAGCCAAGATGGAAGGCATGCTCGGAGATACAGTTGACGAAGAGCAGCGTGCCGAGCTTCATTATAGACTCTGGAAGTTTGAGGTGGCGGGACACGAGTCGGAGGCTCTCTCTCGGTACGTTTTACTCTATTCGAGGACTCCGGAGTTCGAATTCAGACAGCGAATCGCGGAGCTGAAGGGCGAACGAATTCCACTCAGCGCAGATGAGCTGAGAGACTAA